A stretch of the Marivirga tractuosa DSM 4126 genome encodes the following:
- the ychF gene encoding redox-regulated ATPase YchF, with amino-acid sequence MGLQCGIVGLPNVGKSTLFNALSNAKAEAANFPFCTIDPNVGVISVPDERLDILEELVNPNKLVPTIIEFVDIAGLVEGASKGEGLGNKFLGNIREVDAIVHVVRCFEDDNITHVSGRVNPVADKDIIDTELQLKDLDSVEKKIQKTEKIARTGDANAKKEMAILNQYKTVLEDGKNARTLKLSKEEKEPVRDLMLLTDKPVIYVTNVEESAAVSGNEWVEKFKEYVKEEEAEVIVVSAAIESQIAEFDEAEEKAMFLEEYGLTESGLNKLIRASYSILDLITYFTAGKQEVRAWTIKKGWKAPQAAGVIHTDFEKGFIKAEVIKLEDYQKYKTEQACKEAGKMSIEGKEYVVKDGDIMHFRFNV; translated from the coding sequence ATGGGGTTACAGTGTGGTATTGTTGGTCTGCCAAATGTTGGAAAGTCAACTTTGTTTAATGCACTTTCAAATGCGAAAGCTGAAGCAGCAAATTTTCCTTTTTGTACAATTGATCCAAATGTTGGTGTCATCAGTGTTCCTGATGAAAGGCTAGATATTTTAGAGGAGTTGGTTAATCCTAACAAGCTAGTGCCTACAATCATCGAATTTGTGGATATAGCTGGTTTGGTGGAAGGTGCAAGTAAAGGAGAAGGCTTAGGAAATAAGTTTTTGGGTAATATCCGCGAAGTAGATGCTATAGTTCATGTGGTCAGATGTTTTGAAGATGATAATATCACACATGTTTCTGGACGGGTAAATCCTGTAGCCGATAAGGATATCATTGATACTGAACTGCAGTTAAAAGATTTGGATTCAGTAGAGAAAAAAATTCAGAAAACTGAAAAAATTGCTAGAACAGGAGATGCCAATGCTAAAAAAGAAATGGCAATCCTAAATCAGTACAAAACGGTTTTAGAGGATGGGAAAAATGCGCGTACCCTGAAATTATCAAAAGAAGAGAAGGAACCAGTTCGCGATTTAATGCTCTTGACTGATAAGCCCGTTATATATGTTACGAATGTGGAAGAATCTGCAGCTGTATCTGGAAATGAATGGGTGGAGAAATTTAAAGAATACGTGAAAGAGGAAGAAGCTGAAGTGATAGTCGTGAGTGCTGCTATTGAATCTCAAATTGCAGAATTTGATGAAGCTGAAGAAAAGGCTATGTTCTTGGAAGAGTATGGATTGACTGAATCCGGCTTAAATAAGTTAATTCGAGCTTCTTATTCTATCCTAGACCTTATCACCTACTTTACCGCAGGTAAGCAAGAAGTAAGAGCTTGGACTATTAAGAAAGGCTGGAAAGCACCTCAGGCCGCTGGTGTTATTCATACTGATTTCGAAAAAGGCTTCATAAAAGCGGAGGTTATTAAATTGGAAGATTACCAAAAGTATAAAACTGAGCAAGCTTGTAAAGAAGCAGGAAAAATGTCGATCGAAGGTAAAGAGTATGTAGTAAAGGATGGTGATATTATGCATTTTAGATTTAATGTGTAA
- a CDS encoding Calx-beta domain-containing protein, with protein MKKLYINLFVLITSVVIFSCDRERHFYDGPSLVQFANSSSDYFVQSTNNEFEVLVGLTAAASESKTFDIVVVDSLSTAEEGVHFTLESQQITFGAGETLASLSVTGNFDALADGSRTVVFALQDNPDAASFRQTFELNLIQFCEYDQDFLVGEYTVNSEFWGFSYPVNVVAGADEFTYVIEGLYDIGVPNAQDITFVINQVGEIEYTATVETQVAFDANTPVFAADYGPLSVTGTGAVNTCGEFALNLTFTVGAGSFGSYSEVLIKN; from the coding sequence ATGAAAAAATTATATATAAATTTATTTGTACTGATTACTTCAGTAGTTATATTTTCTTGTGATCGAGAAAGGCATTTTTACGATGGACCATCATTGGTTCAATTTGCAAATAGCTCCTCAGATTACTTTGTTCAATCAACAAACAACGAATTTGAGGTACTAGTAGGATTAACTGCGGCTGCATCTGAAAGTAAAACTTTCGATATAGTAGTGGTAGATTCTCTTTCAACAGCAGAAGAAGGTGTTCACTTTACTTTAGAGAGTCAGCAGATTACTTTTGGAGCGGGCGAGACTTTAGCGTCTCTATCTGTTACTGGTAATTTTGATGCGTTGGCTGATGGTTCACGTACAGTGGTTTTTGCATTGCAAGACAATCCTGACGCTGCATCCTTCCGTCAGACATTTGAATTGAATCTTATTCAATTCTGTGAATACGACCAAGATTTCTTAGTAGGTGAGTATACTGTTAATAGTGAATTTTGGGGTTTCTCTTATCCGGTTAATGTAGTAGCTGGTGCAGATGAGTTCACTTATGTAATCGAAGGATTATATGACATAGGTGTGCCAAACGCTCAGGATATTACCTTTGTGATTAATCAAGTTGGTGAAATTGAGTATACTGCTACTGTTGAAACGCAAGTTGCATTTGATGCAAATACTCCAGTTTTTGCAGCTGATTACGGGCCACTTAGTGTAACTGGGACTGGTGCTGTTAATACATGTGGTGAATTTGCATTAAACTTGACATTCACAGTAGGAGCGGGAAGTTTCGGCTCTTACAGTGAAGTTTTAATTAAAAATTAA
- a CDS encoding AI-2E family transporter, which yields MNRLRPILYLLGGAALLYLVSLLFSDILVYIIISLIISTILRPLVGYLNSLYFYGYKLPKIFTIFISFSVFIGFIVLFVGLFIPLVSEQIQILSKLNYDNLYNRITTPIQSIEVFLIDSIPNIGEEGFIIDRLKESILNFAQTVDFSYVLNNFISITGSIFVAVLAVLFITFFLLYEKGLARRKFIQLIPNKYFEVSIGAIYKIEKLLSNYLLGLLFQMISIFTIASVGLSILGIKYAVTIAVFAAVANLIPYAGPILGATFGIIVGVTTGGIFEFNNELLFLVIKIVSVFAVVQVTDNIVLQPLIFSKSVKAHPLEIFVIIFAGASLAGVVGMVAAIPVYTVIRVIFIELYQGYKQYKIFQN from the coding sequence GTGAACCGACTTAGACCAATTTTATATTTACTAGGAGGCGCTGCATTACTTTATTTAGTTAGCCTACTCTTTTCTGATATATTAGTATATATCATCATTTCGCTTATTATTTCGACTATTCTTCGCCCTCTAGTAGGTTATTTAAACAGCCTCTATTTCTACGGCTATAAATTGCCCAAGATCTTTACCATATTCATATCATTTTCTGTTTTTATTGGTTTTATCGTCCTATTTGTTGGATTGTTTATCCCCTTAGTTTCTGAGCAAATCCAAATCTTGAGCAAACTTAATTATGACAATCTATATAATCGGATTACAACTCCTATTCAGTCAATAGAAGTGTTCTTAATTGACTCCATACCCAATATTGGCGAAGAGGGTTTTATTATTGACCGGCTAAAGGAAAGCATTTTAAATTTTGCTCAAACGGTTGACTTCAGCTATGTTCTAAATAATTTTATTTCCATAACAGGAAGTATTTTTGTTGCTGTTTTAGCTGTATTGTTCATTACTTTTTTCCTGCTTTATGAAAAAGGATTGGCAAGAAGAAAGTTTATTCAATTAATTCCCAACAAGTATTTTGAGGTTTCAATAGGTGCGATTTATAAAATTGAAAAGTTGCTATCAAATTATTTGCTAGGATTATTATTTCAGATGATCTCAATATTTACAATTGCCTCCGTTGGCTTAAGTATTTTAGGAATTAAATATGCCGTTACCATAGCTGTCTTTGCGGCTGTCGCAAATCTTATTCCGTATGCCGGGCCAATTTTAGGGGCTACTTTTGGTATCATTGTAGGGGTAACCACAGGGGGGATATTTGAATTTAATAATGAACTATTGTTTTTAGTAATAAAGATTGTTTCTGTTTTTGCTGTAGTTCAGGTCACAGACAATATAGTTCTACAACCACTTATTTTCTCAAAAAGTGTAAAAGCACATCCATTAGAGATTTTTGTTATTATCTTTGCAGGCGCATCCTTGGCTGGTGTGGTAGGAATGGTTGCCGCCATCCCAGTATATACAGTTATTAGAGTGATTTTTATTGAGCTCTACCAAGGATATAAACAATATAAGATTTTTCAGAATTAA